The following coding sequences are from one Veillonella rodentium window:
- the hydE gene encoding [FeFe] hydrogenase H-cluster radical SAM maturase HydE, with protein sequence MQVQDILAKDLVGDAELTEDELRFLMSVTDEEQLQLIYKKAYEVKSKYVQPVAYYRGLIEFSNRCIKNCNYCGIRRENDKAERFDMNREDIIKMAQWAYDHEYGSITLQSGERCDDVFVDYVVDLIRDIKAIGDGSLGITMCVGEQSEEAYRRMREAGASRYLLRIETANKELYYKIHPHDELHSFETRVECLRRLRRVGFQVGTGVMIGLPGQTEEDLVNDILFYRDMDIDMIGMGPYVVHHDTPLGQEALAMGIDDEAGKLRRVQLGLKMIALTRLFLKDVNIAATTALQALDKLGREKGLAAGANILMPIITIPEHRAKYLLYDNKPCVDDNAEQCKDCLTRRVMSIGDTVGWKQNGDSKHYGKRTGTF encoded by the coding sequence CGAAAGATCTCGTCGGCGATGCCGAACTGACCGAAGATGAGTTGCGGTTCCTCATGTCCGTAACCGATGAAGAACAGTTGCAATTGATCTATAAGAAAGCTTACGAAGTGAAGTCGAAATATGTACAACCTGTGGCATATTATCGCGGCCTCATCGAGTTTTCGAACCGATGCATAAAGAATTGCAACTATTGCGGTATCCGCCGGGAAAATGATAAGGCCGAACGATTTGATATGAATCGGGAGGACATCATCAAAATGGCGCAATGGGCGTACGATCATGAATACGGATCGATTACATTGCAATCCGGTGAGCGCTGTGATGATGTGTTTGTCGACTACGTGGTGGATCTTATTCGCGATATTAAAGCTATCGGTGACGGCTCTTTGGGGATTACCATGTGCGTCGGAGAACAGTCGGAAGAGGCGTACCGTCGTATGCGCGAAGCCGGCGCAAGCCGCTATTTATTGCGCATTGAAACAGCCAACAAAGAGTTATATTATAAGATTCATCCTCACGATGAATTGCATTCTTTTGAGACACGCGTGGAATGTTTACGCCGTCTGCGCCGCGTCGGATTCCAGGTGGGCACGGGTGTCATGATCGGCCTGCCGGGACAGACGGAAGAGGATTTAGTCAACGATATTCTGTTTTATCGCGATATGGATATCGACATGATCGGCATGGGGCCTTATGTGGTGCATCATGATACGCCGCTCGGTCAGGAGGCCCTTGCCATGGGTATCGATGACGAAGCGGGTAAATTGCGCCGCGTTCAACTGGGCCTCAAGATGATCGCGTTGACGCGTCTGTTTTTGAAAGACGTAAATATTGCGGCCACTACGGCTCTTCAGGCCCTCGATAAACTGGGGCGCGAAAAAGGCCTTGCCGCAGGTGCCAATATTTTAATGCCTATCATCACGATTCCCGAACATCGAGCAAAATACTTGCTGTACGACAACAAGCCATGTGTGGACGATAATGCGGAACAATGTAAGGACTGCTTAACGCGCCGCGTTATGTCCATCGGCGATACGGTGGGATGGAAACAGAACGGGGACTCCAAGCATTACGGGAAAAGAACCGGAACATTTTAG